A stretch of the Bacillus anthracis str. Vollum genome encodes the following:
- a CDS encoding MFS transporter gives MKRVLAVFFTIMFMIGTDTFLISPLLPTLQQVYHISTELSGWMVSSYALGYAAFALIAGPISDSINRKKVMVIGMSFFALSTFLCGIAPSFLWMLIFRFLAGVSAAFVSPQVWASIPLLIEKEQIVKAIGIATAGLSLSQILGLPVGSYLAMIHYTTPFFIIGILSALLVILIYGVLPEIQPVHIRENKTNILKRYKQLLSDSKVSLSYFAYFVFQTGNFAAFSFFGVWLSIQFGLQIHEIGTAMLVLGLGNLTGNIFGHRIVNKIGYNLSFYGGIIFIAVLYALLPHVNNIIIVELLFFVLFFVTGILFVLMMRHLQNISIVARGTGAALANASMYIGQMIGAAIAGMLFAASHNFIFVGSFTALLYILALFLFRKSEKLTENRETGIAS, from the coding sequence ATGAAAAGAGTACTAGCTGTATTCTTTACAATCATGTTTATGATCGGTACAGATACTTTCTTAATTTCACCACTTTTACCCACATTACAACAGGTGTATCATATTTCAACTGAGTTGTCAGGATGGATGGTGAGTTCATATGCTTTAGGATATGCTGCATTTGCACTTATCGCTGGTCCTATATCAGATAGTATAAACAGAAAAAAAGTGATGGTAATAGGAATGAGTTTTTTTGCGTTAAGTACGTTTTTATGTGGAATTGCACCGAGTTTTCTGTGGATGTTAATATTTAGATTTTTAGCAGGTGTAAGTGCAGCCTTTGTATCTCCACAAGTGTGGGCATCTATTCCACTGCTTATAGAGAAGGAACAAATTGTAAAGGCAATTGGGATTGCAACAGCAGGATTGTCACTCTCTCAAATTTTAGGGCTGCCAGTTGGATCATATTTAGCAATGATACACTATACAACACCATTCTTCATCATTGGTATATTATCAGCACTACTTGTTATTCTTATTTATGGAGTATTACCAGAAATACAACCGGTTCATATAAGGGAAAATAAAACAAATATCTTAAAGCGCTATAAACAATTACTTTCAGATTCTAAGGTTTCACTTTCTTATTTTGCATATTTTGTTTTTCAAACTGGTAATTTTGCTGCATTTTCATTCTTCGGTGTGTGGCTGTCTATTCAATTTGGCTTGCAAATTCATGAAATAGGCACAGCTATGCTCGTATTAGGATTAGGAAATTTAACTGGTAATATTTTTGGACATAGAATCGTAAATAAAATTGGTTATAACCTTTCATTCTATGGTGGAATTATATTTATAGCAGTTCTATATGCATTACTTCCTCATGTAAACAACATTATAATTGTGGAGTTATTATTCTTTGTTTTGTTTTTTGTGACAGGAATTTTGTTTGTATTAATGATGAGGCACTTACAAAACATATCTATCGTAGCAAGAGGAACAGGAGCGGCTCTAGCTAATGCTTCTATGTATATTGGTCAAATGATTGGAGCGGCAATAGCAGGAATGTTATTTGCAGCATCTCACAACTTTATATTTGTAGGTAGTTTTACTGCGTTATTATATATTTTAGCTTTATTTCTGTTTAGAAAAAGTGAAAAACTAACTGAGAATCGTGAAACAGGAATTGCGTCATAA
- a CDS encoding DUF4257 domain-containing protein codes for MEMYQWLTAILVGGITGFVSHLINNQGKLLLPRRLKTFFHFGFLTDIFTGSLAALLGLVLFDVTLIKEIIKVSIVTAISGQTFLLHQALGGEQAKNMQIGKADEKIQEIDKLLRR; via the coding sequence ATGGAAATGTATCAATGGCTAACTGCTATACTCGTTGGTGGCATCACCGGTTTCGTTTCCCATCTAATCAATAACCAAGGTAAGTTATTGCTTCCACGCCGTTTGAAGACTTTTTTTCACTTTGGGTTTTTGACTGATATTTTCACTGGTAGTCTAGCTGCACTTCTTGGACTCGTTTTATTTGATGTCACCTTAATAAAAGAAATTATTAAAGTATCCATTGTGACTGCTATTTCCGGTCAGACTTTTTTACTACATCAAGCTCTTGGTGGCGAACAGGCTAAAAATATGCAAATCGGGAAAGCTGATGAGAAGATTCAAGAAATTGACAAATTATTGCGACGTTAG
- a CDS encoding DinB family protein yields the protein MNIDYRIRSVDGYTKHIGELVSMLEHTRAVTLQEINNLSVEQLDSIMPSGGNSIGALLKHIAAIEKAHQLISFEERDFTKEELEIWEDALYLGESGRTIRGHEIQYYVQLLQKVREESLKYLSKQDDAWLMSERKWPNGVAHNQYYLWFHVLEDEISHRGQIRMMKNKLFENYVK from the coding sequence ATGAATATAGATTACCGAATAAGAAGTGTGGATGGTTATACAAAACATATAGGGGAATTAGTAAGCATGCTGGAGCATACGAGGGCTGTAACATTACAGGAAATAAACAATCTATCAGTTGAGCAATTAGATTCAATTATGCCAAGTGGAGGGAATTCCATCGGAGCTTTATTAAAGCATATTGCAGCTATTGAAAAAGCACATCAGCTTATTTCATTTGAAGAGCGTGACTTTACAAAGGAAGAATTAGAAATATGGGAAGACGCACTGTATTTAGGGGAATCGGGGAGAACGATTCGCGGACATGAAATACAGTATTATGTACAACTTTTGCAAAAAGTTCGAGAAGAATCCCTGAAGTATTTGAGTAAACAAGATGATGCATGGCTAATGTCAGAAAGAAAGTGGCCTAACGGTGTAGCGCATAACCAGTACTATTTGTGGTTTCATGTGCTAGAAGATGAGATTAGTCACCGTGGGCAAATTAGGATGATGAAAAATAAATTATTTGAAAATTACGTTAAATGA
- the rsgA gene encoding ribosome small subunit-dependent GTPase A, translating to MNQNILESFGWDSFFEEQAVENFEVGRILLEHKHIYRIICNDGEYMAELSGKFRHEAVTKGDYPAVGDWVYIKKIENEKKAIIHRIFPRRSSFSRQEAGTRTEEQVIAANVDYLFLVNALNHDFNVRRIERYLLLAYESGAMPVIVLTKSSLCEDVEQKIVETEAVAIGVPIFVVDSLEHTGIESLQQFVTSGKTIALVGSSGVGKSTLLNALIGIEVAKTGDIREEDSKGRHTTTHRELFRLPSGSLVIDTPGMRELQLWEGSDAIQTTFSDIEELAKTCRFRDCKHENEPGCAVHKAIDNGIITINRLQSYKKLQRELAYFMRKQDAVLARAERDKWKKISKQHKKM from the coding sequence TTGAATCAAAATATTTTAGAATCGTTCGGCTGGGATTCTTTTTTTGAGGAACAAGCTGTAGAGAACTTTGAAGTAGGGCGTATTTTACTCGAGCATAAGCATATATATCGAATTATTTGTAATGATGGTGAATATATGGCAGAGCTGTCTGGTAAGTTTCGGCATGAAGCAGTAACGAAGGGTGATTATCCAGCGGTTGGTGATTGGGTGTATATAAAGAAAATAGAGAATGAAAAGAAGGCAATTATTCATCGTATTTTTCCTAGAAGAAGCTCTTTTTCTAGGCAAGAGGCTGGTACTCGAACGGAAGAACAAGTAATAGCAGCAAATGTAGATTATCTATTTTTAGTGAATGCACTGAACCATGATTTTAACGTAAGAAGAATAGAACGTTATTTACTATTAGCATATGAAAGTGGTGCAATGCCAGTTATTGTTTTAACAAAGAGTAGCTTATGTGAAGACGTGGAACAGAAAATTGTAGAAACAGAAGCTGTAGCAATTGGTGTTCCGATCTTCGTCGTTGATAGTTTAGAGCATACTGGTATTGAATCGTTGCAACAATTTGTTACTTCAGGAAAAACAATTGCTTTAGTCGGTTCATCCGGGGTTGGAAAATCTACTTTATTAAATGCACTCATTGGAATTGAAGTAGCAAAAACGGGTGATATTCGTGAGGAAGATAGTAAAGGAAGACATACGACAACTCATCGTGAATTGTTCCGATTACCGAGTGGTAGTTTAGTTATTGATACTCCTGGTATGAGGGAGCTACAGCTTTGGGAAGGAAGCGATGCGATTCAAACAACATTTTCTGATATTGAAGAACTAGCAAAAACGTGCCGTTTTAGGGACTGCAAGCATGAAAATGAGCCAGGGTGTGCAGTGCATAAGGCAATTGATAACGGAATTATTACGATAAATCGTTTGCAAAGTTATAAAAAATTACAAAGAGAACTAGCCTATTTTATGAGAAAACAAGATGCTGTTCTTGCAAGAGCAGAGCGTGATAAGTGGAAAAAGATTTCTAAACAGCATAAAAAAATGTGA
- a CDS encoding HAMP domain-containing methyl-accepting chemotaxis protein, translating to MSFFVILIAAVSIIGGMSYQTAKKNFESQITSSAHDNIKILDNLINQMIEAKFNDVNNFARVIQGNMYQGDNQDELRKMLSQYINLNKDVEQVYVAGNDKKFVQEPNIQMAADYDPTERSWYKDAVAKQGGIVITEPYKAKGNGHIVVTIAKQTEDKNGVVAIDLSLDNLLKTTKLINIGKKGYAFILDGKQKIIAHPQEKSGEKAADSWAKKIYEDNHGAFSYTYDGSEKQMVFATNVKTGWKIGGTMYSNEVIEAAQPVFYNMLIVMFISLVIGGALIYFVTLSITKPLKRLVATSKEISEGDLTQTIDIHSNDEIGQLAKGFNEMTDALRTLIGRINTSAGHVAAASEELTASVRQASEATEQITMAMDEISSGATTQTTSVENGAMLLFDVTEGIQHVANSSSSINTASAHTREKAEDGGKLVGKTVNQMQSIAESVSQSDEVIQLLNNKSKQIGDILEVIQNIADQTNLLALNAAIEAARAGEHGRGFAIVADEVRKLAEKSSVSSSEISKLICEIQDDMSKTVKSMGHVNEEVQSGLVIANETKQNFTEILQSTNEIADQIKTMVETANGMSKGANEVSISVGQIAMTAQNNATSTQNVAASAEEQLASMEEIGSAAGTLSQMAEELQVLIERFKV from the coding sequence ATTTCATTTTTCGTCATTTTAATTGCGGCTGTCTCTATTATCGGAGGCATGTCTTATCAAACAGCTAAAAAGAATTTTGAATCACAAATTACGAGTAGTGCTCACGACAATATAAAAATATTAGATAATTTAATTAATCAAATGATTGAGGCAAAATTTAATGATGTAAATAATTTTGCACGGGTGATTCAAGGTAATATGTATCAAGGGGATAATCAAGATGAATTAAGAAAAATGTTATCTCAATATATCAACTTGAATAAAGATGTTGAACAAGTATATGTTGCTGGAAATGATAAAAAATTTGTACAAGAACCAAATATACAAATGGCGGCAGACTATGATCCAACAGAACGTTCTTGGTATAAAGATGCAGTAGCAAAACAAGGTGGTATTGTAATTACTGAGCCGTATAAAGCAAAGGGAAATGGACATATTGTCGTAACGATTGCAAAACAAACAGAAGATAAAAACGGTGTTGTAGCGATAGATTTAAGTTTAGATAACCTATTAAAAACAACAAAGTTAATCAATATTGGTAAAAAAGGATATGCTTTCATTTTAGATGGGAAACAAAAAATAATTGCACATCCTCAAGAGAAGTCAGGAGAAAAAGCAGCTGATTCTTGGGCGAAGAAAATTTATGAAGATAATCATGGTGCTTTTTCATATACGTATGACGGTAGCGAAAAGCAAATGGTATTTGCTACAAATGTAAAAACGGGTTGGAAAATTGGCGGGACGATGTACTCAAATGAAGTAATTGAAGCTGCACAGCCTGTATTTTATAATATGTTAATTGTTATGTTCATTTCATTAGTTATAGGCGGGGCTCTTATTTATTTCGTGACACTTTCTATTACGAAGCCATTAAAAAGATTAGTTGCCACTTCTAAAGAAATAAGTGAGGGAGATTTAACGCAAACAATTGATATTCATTCTAATGATGAAATTGGTCAACTTGCAAAAGGATTTAATGAGATGACTGATGCGTTGCGAACGTTAATCGGAAGAATCAATACTTCGGCTGGACATGTTGCAGCAGCATCAGAAGAGCTCACGGCAAGTGTAAGACAGGCGAGTGAAGCGACTGAGCAAATTACGATGGCAATGGATGAAATATCGAGCGGGGCAACAACGCAAACGACAAGTGTAGAAAATGGTGCAATGTTATTATTTGATGTAACAGAAGGAATTCAGCATGTAGCAAATAGTTCATCATCGATTAATACGGCTTCTGCTCATACTCGTGAAAAAGCAGAAGATGGTGGAAAACTAGTAGGAAAAACAGTAAACCAAATGCAGTCTATTGCAGAATCTGTTTCACAATCGGATGAAGTTATACAGTTATTAAATAATAAATCAAAGCAAATTGGTGACATACTAGAAGTCATTCAAAATATTGCAGATCAAACAAACCTTCTAGCTTTGAATGCAGCAATTGAAGCTGCAAGAGCAGGAGAGCATGGAAGAGGATTTGCAATTGTTGCAGATGAAGTACGTAAATTGGCTGAGAAGTCTAGCGTGTCTTCTAGTGAAATTAGTAAATTAATATGTGAAATACAAGATGACATGAGTAAGACGGTAAAGTCTATGGGTCATGTAAATGAGGAAGTTCAATCTGGACTTGTTATTGCGAATGAAACGAAGCAAAACTTTACTGAGATTTTACAATCTACAAATGAAATTGCAGATCAAATTAAAACGATGGTTGAAACAGCTAACGGGATGTCAAAAGGTGCAAATGAAGTGTCTATTTCGGTTGGGCAAATTGCAATGACAGCGCAGAATAATGCGACGAGTACTCAAAACGTTGCAGCATCAGCGGAAGAACAATTAGCTTCGATGGAGGAAATTGGTTCTGCAGCTGGTACGCTTTCTCAAATGGCTGAAGAGTTACAAGTATTAATTGAAAGATTTAAAGTTTAA
- a CDS encoding DUF3979 family protein, which produces MLYEDLMTLFQAAPKEEGKGGWKYIIQERNDKYEIVDEMLKNQMSVELYFNEYDEVKITLYKEGMPISTMQRIAISKVELDEEEEGIQFVLERMPSRMIRLQLKPYLALEMGPYWEVCDDCE; this is translated from the coding sequence ATGCTATACGAGGATTTGATGACATTATTTCAAGCAGCTCCGAAAGAAGAAGGTAAAGGTGGCTGGAAATATATAATCCAGGAACGAAATGATAAATATGAAATTGTTGATGAAATGTTGAAAAATCAAATGAGTGTTGAATTGTATTTTAATGAATATGATGAGGTGAAAATCACTTTATATAAAGAGGGAATGCCTATTTCTACTATGCAAAGAATTGCGATTTCAAAAGTTGAATTAGACGAAGAGGAAGAAGGGATTCAATTCGTTTTAGAACGTATGCCTAGTCGAATGATTCGGTTGCAATTAAAGCCATATTTGGCACTCGAAATGGGGCCGTACTGGGAAGTATGTGATGATTGTGAATGA
- a CDS encoding GerAB/ArcD/ProY family transporter, producing MDNQQWQVAKKVAATYIGTVVGAGFATGREIVEFFTVNGFYGTIGICISGFFFIWLGTKMMLLSSQIGAFSAQEFNKYLFGDVFGNVVNTLLLLVLFGVTSVMLSGAGAVFEEQLRLPRQLGIFITVIACLIIGSRGLQGVFEVNTLVVPIMMIFIIGLAITTFFHGTPPISNTIPAESWNMKWITSPITYVALNLSLAQSVLVPLASEVKDRKAILWGGILGGAGLSLILLCSHLAILSVDQFYQYNIPMAEVIRKFNATFHFFFVLIIFGEVFTTLVGNVFGMTKQMQSITGWKNNNIIFFILLISYCFSYVGYSELLHILYPVIGWVSIILLPIIAFKQLQKT from the coding sequence ATGGACAATCAACAATGGCAAGTAGCAAAGAAAGTCGCTGCTACTTATATTGGAACAGTCGTTGGAGCTGGATTTGCTACTGGACGAGAAATTGTTGAATTTTTTACAGTGAATGGCTTTTATGGAACAATTGGCATATGTATAAGTGGATTTTTTTTTATTTGGCTCGGTACAAAAATGATGTTACTCTCCTCACAAATCGGTGCATTTTCAGCGCAAGAATTTAACAAATATTTATTTGGGGATGTATTTGGAAATGTCGTAAACACATTATTATTGCTCGTATTATTTGGTGTAACGAGCGTTATGTTATCAGGAGCTGGGGCGGTATTCGAAGAGCAACTTCGTTTACCAAGACAACTCGGTATTTTCATTACAGTAATTGCATGCCTCATTATAGGTAGTCGCGGATTACAAGGAGTTTTTGAAGTTAATACACTTGTCGTACCTATTATGATGATTTTTATTATAGGACTTGCTATTACTACCTTTTTTCACGGTACACCCCCTATTAGTAACACTATTCCTGCAGAAAGCTGGAATATGAAGTGGATAACTAGTCCTATTACATATGTCGCCTTAAATCTTTCTCTCGCCCAAAGCGTTCTCGTCCCGTTAGCCAGCGAAGTAAAAGATCGAAAAGCCATTTTATGGGGCGGTATTTTAGGTGGTGCAGGACTTTCTTTAATTTTATTATGTAGCCATTTAGCGATCTTATCAGTCGACCAATTTTATCAATATAATATCCCAATGGCTGAAGTCATAAGAAAATTCAATGCAACTTTTCACTTTTTCTTTGTTCTTATCATTTTCGGTGAAGTGTTCACAACTTTAGTTGGCAATGTGTTTGGAATGACAAAACAAATGCAATCCATCACCGGTTGGAAAAATAACAATATTATTTTCTTCATCTTACTAATAAGTTATTGCTTTAGTTACGTTGGTTACAGTGAATTACTCCATATTCTATATCCAGTAATCGGGTGGGTTAGCATCATTTTACTTCCGATTATTGCTTTTAAACAACTTCAAAAAACATAA
- a CDS encoding Dps family protein: MSTKTNVVEVLNKQVANWNVLYVKLHNYHWYVTGPHFFTLHEKFEEFYNEAGTYIDELAERILALEGKPLATMKEYLATSSVNEGTSKESAEEMVQTLVNDYSALIQELKEGMEVAGEAGDATSADMLLAIHTTLEQHVWMLSAFLK, translated from the coding sequence ATGAGTACGAAAACAAATGTTGTTGAAGTATTAAACAAGCAGGTAGCAAACTGGAATGTGTTATATGTGAAACTACATAATTATCACTGGTATGTGACAGGACCACACTTCTTTACATTACATGAGAAATTTGAAGAATTTTACAATGAAGCTGGAACGTATATTGATGAATTAGCAGAACGTATTTTAGCATTGGAAGGTAAGCCGTTAGCGACAATGAAAGAATATCTTGCAACATCTAGTGTGAATGAAGGGACAAGCAAGGAATCTGCAGAAGAAATGGTGCAAACATTAGTAAATGATTACTCAGCACTTATTCAAGAACTAAAAGAAGGCATGGAAGTTGCTGGTGAAGCTGGAGATGCAACATCAGCGGACATGTTGTTAGCAATTCATACAACATTAGAGCAACACGTATGGATGCTAAGTGCGTTCTTAAAATAA
- a CDS encoding DUF3939 domain-containing protein, which produces MFRFFKTGKEEREITKDELEQAMAQFLEKNANIVYTVLVNDDYTVNYDLLKPYLPAFPTNIFLITKETLEVFEHTEENLNLVKEIDIVQKAVDQYVTEKEMFPIVEGSEDRLICGMKLGPYLDRILKRDLYISEKHYLVSSKPDRKKQKSG; this is translated from the coding sequence ATGTTTCGCTTTTTCAAAACTGGAAAAGAAGAGCGTGAAATTACGAAAGATGAATTGGAACAAGCGATGGCTCAGTTTCTAGAAAAGAATGCTAATATCGTTTATACAGTATTAGTAAATGATGATTATACAGTAAATTATGATTTGTTAAAGCCGTATTTACCTGCATTTCCAACAAATATTTTTCTGATTACGAAGGAAACGCTTGAGGTATTTGAACATACAGAAGAAAACTTAAACCTAGTGAAAGAAATTGATATTGTGCAAAAGGCAGTAGACCAATATGTAACAGAAAAAGAAATGTTTCCAATTGTAGAAGGTAGTGAAGATCGCCTCATATGCGGAATGAAACTAGGTCCTTACTTAGATCGTATATTAAAAAGAGATTTATATATTTCGGAAAAACATTATTTAGTTTCAAGTAAACCAGATAGAAAAAAACAAAAGAGTGGGTAG
- a CDS encoding alpha/beta hydrolase has translation MKNSMTYIQLLNETLHCYASKGSLEAYTYIMEHAKGIVGNEAQIYNFKYALASAAGLEEEALHVMKEAIIEKGFWYGYEYLISDDDLKLLHKFEEFHKMVQLCKEREELAKKTERADVKYIEGKKKEKLFIAMHGDQENIGIIEPYWKSVLSQDYTLALPQSSQIQFSDGFVWDDIHRGKEELKEHYVKFIENHTVERVIIGGFSAGAGVALYKVLQKDIAVDGFIFMAPWLPEIEEWNELLGVLQDKHIKGYIVCGDQDEDCFECTQQFVQLLRDKNIEHKYKVIPNLNHDYPIYFDEVLKEAIEYIGNENNK, from the coding sequence ATGAAAAATAGTATGACTTACATTCAATTATTAAATGAAACGTTACATTGCTATGCAAGTAAAGGAAGTTTGGAAGCGTATACTTATATAATGGAGCATGCTAAAGGTATAGTAGGGAATGAGGCTCAAATATATAATTTTAAATATGCATTAGCGAGTGCAGCAGGACTTGAAGAAGAAGCGTTGCATGTAATGAAGGAAGCTATTATAGAAAAGGGTTTTTGGTATGGATATGAGTATTTAATTTCTGACGACGATTTAAAATTATTACATAAATTTGAAGAGTTTCATAAAATGGTTCAATTATGTAAAGAAAGAGAAGAGTTAGCAAAGAAAACAGAACGAGCAGACGTGAAATATATAGAAGGCAAGAAAAAAGAAAAACTATTTATTGCAATGCACGGTGATCAAGAAAATATAGGAATAATAGAACCGTATTGGAAATCTGTTTTGTCACAAGATTATACGTTAGCTTTACCACAGTCTTCGCAAATTCAGTTTTCAGATGGGTTTGTTTGGGATGATATACATAGAGGGAAGGAAGAATTAAAAGAGCATTACGTTAAGTTTATAGAAAATCATACAGTAGAAAGAGTAATAATTGGTGGTTTTTCTGCTGGTGCAGGAGTAGCTTTATACAAGGTTTTACAAAAAGATATAGCTGTGGATGGTTTTATTTTTATGGCACCGTGGCTTCCAGAGATTGAAGAATGGAATGAGTTGCTGGGAGTATTACAGGATAAACATATAAAGGGGTATATAGTCTGCGGTGATCAAGATGAAGATTGTTTCGAATGCACACAGCAATTTGTACAATTATTAAGAGATAAGAATATAGAACATAAGTATAAAGTTATACCTAACTTAAATCATGATTATCCTATTTACTTTGATGAGGTATTGAAAGAAGCCATTGAATATATAGGGAATGAAAACAATAAGTAG
- a CDS encoding LLM class flavin-dependent oxidoreductase has protein sequence MIKLSVLDQSPISDGSTATQAFSHTVTLAQEVEKLGYTRFWVSEHHNSVSLAGSSPEILISHIAAKTERMRVGSGGVMLPHYSPYKVAENFRVLEALYPNRIDLGVGRAPGGMPIATRALQEGKMVSLDQYPEQIADVAMYLHDQVPENHHYANLKATPVIPTSPDMWLLGSSGESAKIAAQQGASFAFAQFINGYGGPEVMEAYQKQFQPSYLGDKPKSIVAIFVICGETNEEAEKIASSLDLSILLLEQGKRTTGTPSIETAQNYSYSTYDLFRIKENRQRMIVGDPSSVKEKIINLSKAYNTEEFMIVTITHRFEDKLNSYRLLANAFNL, from the coding sequence ATGATCAAATTAAGTGTATTAGACCAATCCCCTATTTCAGATGGTAGTACAGCAACCCAAGCTTTTTCACATACAGTTACGCTTGCGCAAGAAGTTGAAAAACTCGGATATACACGCTTTTGGGTATCAGAGCATCACAATTCTGTAAGCCTTGCTGGTTCAAGTCCAGAAATACTTATTTCTCATATTGCAGCAAAAACGGAGCGTATGAGAGTTGGTTCGGGTGGTGTTATGTTACCTCACTATAGCCCGTATAAAGTTGCTGAGAATTTCCGTGTTTTAGAAGCGCTTTATCCAAATCGTATTGACCTTGGTGTCGGCAGAGCACCTGGCGGTATGCCAATTGCAACTCGCGCACTTCAAGAAGGAAAAATGGTCTCACTTGATCAATATCCAGAACAAATTGCAGATGTTGCAATGTATTTACATGATCAAGTACCAGAAAACCATCATTATGCGAATTTAAAAGCTACTCCTGTGATTCCAACATCTCCCGACATGTGGTTGCTTGGCTCTAGTGGAGAGAGTGCAAAGATCGCTGCACAGCAAGGTGCTTCTTTTGCATTCGCACAGTTCATAAACGGATACGGTGGACCCGAGGTAATGGAGGCCTATCAAAAACAATTCCAACCTTCCTATTTAGGAGATAAACCAAAATCAATCGTCGCTATTTTTGTTATTTGCGGAGAAACAAATGAAGAGGCGGAAAAAATTGCTTCAAGTTTAGATTTATCAATCTTATTACTAGAACAAGGAAAGCGTACAACTGGTACTCCTTCTATCGAAACTGCTCAAAATTATTCATATAGCACGTATGATTTATTCCGTATAAAAGAAAATCGTCAACGTATGATAGTAGGCGACCCGTCTTCTGTAAAAGAAAAAATCATAAACTTAAGCAAAGCGTACAATACTGAAGAATTTATGATTGTCACAATTACTCATCGATTTGAAGATAAATTAAATTCTTATCGCTTATTGGCAAATGCTTTTAATTTATAA
- a CDS encoding DUF3896 domain-containing protein, translated as MKPTYDYNATKKYLEEKKQQLCNKLNSLHLSKKEREQIKLEIDNYEYILNVVEMNHYERGFSH; from the coding sequence ATGAAACCAACTTACGACTACAATGCTACAAAAAAGTATTTAGAAGAAAAGAAACAACAGCTATGCAACAAGCTTAATAGTTTGCATCTATCTAAAAAAGAGCGTGAACAAATAAAACTTGAGATTGATAACTACGAATATATTTTAAATGTAGTCGAAATGAATCATTATGAACGAGGATTTTCACATTAA